The following are encoded together in the Bradyrhizobium genosp. L genome:
- a CDS encoding ABC transporter ATP-binding protein encodes MSYFRAENLSLHFGGLKAVDAVSFAVEKGEILSIIGPNGAGKSSIFNLISRIYPPTSGKIFFEDQDITREPAYDIARLGIARTFQNIELFENATVLSNLLVGRHRHSTTQLWQELLFLPSVRDGEKLHRRRVEQVIEFLDLEPYRDKLISGLPYGVRKVIELARALCSEPKLILLDEPSSGLNVEETDDMSFWIRDMKSELGITVLMVEHDMTLVNRVSDRVIALNYGRVLAMGSPSEVQHHPDVVAAYLGA; translated from the coding sequence ATGAGCTATTTCCGCGCCGAAAACCTGTCTTTGCATTTCGGCGGCCTGAAGGCGGTCGATGCGGTCAGCTTCGCGGTCGAGAAGGGCGAGATCCTGTCGATCATCGGGCCCAACGGCGCGGGGAAAAGCTCGATCTTCAATCTGATCTCGCGGATCTATCCGCCGACCTCCGGCAAGATCTTCTTCGAGGACCAGGATATCACCCGCGAGCCGGCCTATGACATCGCCAGGCTCGGTATTGCCCGCACCTTCCAGAACATCGAGCTGTTCGAGAACGCGACCGTGCTGAGCAATTTGCTGGTCGGCCGCCATCGCCATTCCACCACGCAACTCTGGCAGGAATTGCTGTTCCTGCCGAGCGTGCGCGACGGCGAGAAGCTGCATCGCCGCAGGGTCGAGCAGGTGATCGAGTTCCTCGATCTCGAACCCTACCGCGACAAGCTGATCTCGGGCCTGCCCTATGGCGTGCGCAAGGTGATCGAGCTGGCGCGGGCGCTGTGCTCGGAGCCGAAGCTGATCCTGCTCGACGAGCCGTCCTCGGGGCTGAATGTCGAGGAGACCGACGACATGTCGTTCTGGATACGCGACATGAAGAGCGAGCTCGGCATCACCGTGCTGATGGTTGAGCACGACATGACCCTGGTCAACCGCGTCTCCGACCGCGTCATCGCGCTGAACTATGGCCGCGTGCTGGCGATGGGCTCGCCGTCGGAGGTGCAGCACCATCCCGACGTCGTCGCAGCCTATCTCGGCGCATGA
- a CDS encoding branched-chain amino acid ABC transporter permease: MRFLFKTDYEDDIRLLPHSGYIISYGLLLAVLLIAPYLLSSYLVSQLVFVCIYATVGVGLMILTGFTGQASLGHAAFLAIGAYTAAYLQQFNVPFPVYFLAAGLLTGVVGALVGFPALRLQGIYLVIATISFAFIVEEIMARWESVTNGNEGMRVKTIQMLGTNVSRDSPTFYYLCLAVLVLTIVGTLNLLRAPTGRAFVAIRDSETAARSMGINVSLYKVKSFAISAGITGLAGVLFAHKMSFISPEMFTLQLSIEFIIVILIGGIFSLHGAVLGAIFLVMIDPFLSYLKDDLPGVIAGIAATLGASPERAGHIQDTAAAFASLNGLKGAIYGIIIVAFVLFEPLGLYGRWLKIKLFFQLFPLYKRATFKRQKIYVKSERNR; this comes from the coding sequence ATGCGCTTTCTCTTCAAGACCGATTACGAAGACGACATCAGGCTGCTGCCGCATTCGGGCTACATCATCTCCTATGGCTTGTTGCTCGCGGTGCTGCTGATCGCGCCCTACCTGCTCTCGAGCTATCTGGTGAGCCAGCTCGTCTTCGTCTGCATCTACGCCACCGTCGGCGTCGGGCTGATGATCCTGACCGGCTTCACCGGGCAGGCCTCGCTCGGCCATGCCGCCTTCCTTGCGATCGGCGCCTACACCGCGGCCTATCTGCAACAATTCAACGTGCCGTTCCCGGTCTATTTCCTCGCCGCGGGGCTGCTCACCGGCGTGGTCGGCGCGCTGGTCGGCTTTCCGGCGTTGCGGCTGCAAGGCATCTATCTCGTGATCGCGACGATCTCCTTTGCCTTCATCGTCGAGGAGATCATGGCGCGGTGGGAGAGCGTGACCAACGGCAATGAAGGCATGCGGGTCAAGACCATCCAGATGCTCGGCACCAATGTGTCGCGCGACAGCCCGACCTTCTATTACCTCTGCCTCGCGGTGCTGGTGCTGACCATCGTCGGTACGCTCAACCTGCTGCGCGCGCCGACCGGCCGCGCCTTCGTCGCGATCCGCGACAGCGAGACCGCGGCGCGCAGCATGGGCATCAATGTCTCGCTCTACAAGGTGAAGTCGTTCGCGATCTCGGCTGGCATCACCGGCCTTGCCGGCGTGCTGTTTGCGCACAAGATGTCGTTCATCTCGCCGGAGATGTTCACGCTGCAGCTCTCGATCGAGTTCATCATCGTGATCCTGATCGGCGGCATCTTCAGCCTGCATGGCGCGGTGCTGGGTGCGATCTTCCTGGTGATGATCGACCCGTTCCTGAGCTATCTGAAGGACGATTTGCCCGGCGTGATCGCAGGCATCGCCGCGACGCTCGGTGCGAGCCCGGAGCGTGCGGGTCACATCCAGGACACCGCTGCGGCGTTCGCCTCGCTCAACGGCTTGAAGGGCGCGATCTACGGCATCATCATCGTCGCCTTCGTGCTGTTCGAGCCGCTCGGGCTCTACGGCCGGTGGTTGAAGATCAAGCTGTTCTTCCAGCTGTTCCCGCTCTACAAGCGCGCCACCTTCAAGCGGCAGAAGATCTATGTGAAATCGGAGCGGAACCGATGA
- a CDS encoding branched-chain amino acid ABC transporter permease, which translates to MLDFVQQLVSGIALGCVYGLIALGFVLVYKATEVVNFAQGDLMMLGGFFAFTFIGMLGLNYWVGFAGAVICMALFGMLAERLVVRPILGYPQFSIIMATIGLGYFLRSVAGMIWGTDDFKIETPFSQGVLRIGSLVLAYDKLSVIAATIILCALLYLFFNRTTLGTAMRASSENMLAAYYMGIPVKRVVSIVWAISAAVATCAGVLLAPITFIHSNVGLVLGLKAFPAAVLGGFGSIPGAVVGGVLIGVIESMAGFYLPQGWKDVAPYLVLLAVLLLKPEGLFGAHIRKKV; encoded by the coding sequence ATGCTGGACTTTGTTCAGCAGCTCGTCAGCGGCATCGCGCTCGGCTGCGTTTACGGCCTGATCGCGCTCGGCTTCGTGCTGGTCTACAAGGCCACCGAGGTCGTCAATTTCGCGCAAGGCGATCTGATGATGCTGGGCGGCTTCTTCGCGTTCACCTTCATCGGCATGCTCGGATTGAACTACTGGGTCGGCTTCGCCGGTGCCGTGATCTGCATGGCGTTGTTCGGCATGCTGGCGGAGCGGCTGGTGGTGCGGCCGATCCTCGGCTATCCGCAATTCTCCATCATCATGGCGACCATCGGGCTGGGCTATTTCCTGCGCTCGGTCGCCGGCATGATCTGGGGCACCGACGACTTCAAGATCGAGACGCCGTTCAGCCAGGGCGTGCTGCGGATCGGCTCTCTGGTGCTCGCCTATGACAAGCTGTCGGTGATCGCGGCGACCATCATCCTGTGCGCGCTGCTCTATCTGTTCTTCAACCGCACCACGCTCGGCACCGCGATGCGGGCCAGTTCCGAGAACATGCTGGCGGCCTACTACATGGGCATTCCGGTCAAACGCGTGGTGTCGATCGTCTGGGCGATCTCGGCGGCGGTCGCGACCTGCGCCGGCGTGCTGCTGGCGCCGATCACCTTCATCCATTCCAATGTCGGCCTGGTGCTCGGGCTGAAGGCGTTTCCGGCCGCCGTGCTCGGCGGCTTCGGCTCGATCCCGGGCGCCGTGGTCGGCGGCGTCCTGATCGGCGTGATCGAGAGCATGGCCGGCTTCTATTTGCCGCAGGGCTGGAAGGACGTCGCGCCCTATCTGGTGCTGCTCGCAGTGCTGCTGCTCAAGCCGGAAGGCCTGTTCGGCGCTCACATCCGCAAGAAGGTTTGA
- a CDS encoding ABC transporter ATP-binding protein, which produces MTTGLAALSVRGLTKRFDRPAVDALDLTVRVGEFYALLGPNGAGKTTTLRMVAGLLKPDAGSVSILGIDALTDPVAAKQIMAWVSDEPMIYDKLTPLEYLEFVAGLWGVDPRKSEASARDLLVSLGLEQHLDERCEGFSKGMRQKVALAGALVHDPRLIILDEPLTGLDALSARHVKGLLQERVRAGCTVIMTTHILEVAERMADRIGVIAAGTLIAEGTLTELRQQSGRNDTSLEDMFIALVDTEAAAA; this is translated from the coding sequence ATGACAACAGGACTCGCCGCACTCTCCGTGCGAGGGTTAACCAAGCGTTTTGACCGCCCGGCGGTCGACGCGCTCGATCTCACCGTACGCGTCGGCGAGTTCTATGCGCTGCTCGGCCCGAACGGCGCCGGCAAGACCACGACGCTGCGCATGGTGGCGGGGCTGCTCAAGCCCGATGCCGGCTCAGTGTCGATCCTCGGCATCGACGCGCTCACCGATCCGGTCGCCGCCAAGCAGATCATGGCCTGGGTGTCCGACGAGCCGATGATCTACGACAAGCTGACGCCGCTGGAATATCTCGAATTCGTCGCCGGCCTGTGGGGCGTCGATCCCCGAAAGTCCGAGGCATCGGCGCGCGACCTGCTGGTCTCGCTCGGGCTCGAGCAGCACCTCGACGAACGCTGCGAGGGATTTTCAAAGGGCATGCGCCAGAAGGTGGCGCTGGCCGGCGCGCTGGTGCACGATCCGCGGCTGATCATCCTCGACGAGCCCTTGACCGGCCTCGACGCGCTGTCGGCGCGTCATGTCAAGGGATTGCTGCAGGAGCGCGTCCGCGCCGGCTGCACCGTGATCATGACCACGCATATCCTCGAGGTCGCCGAGCGGATGGCCGACCGCATCGGCGTCATCGCCGCCGGCACCTTGATCGCCGAAGGCACGCTCACCGAGCTGCGTCAGCAGAGCGGCCGCAACGACACCAGCCTGGAAGATATGTTCATCGCGCTGGTCGATACCGAAGCGGCGGCCGCGTGA
- a CDS encoding permease produces MSSAAPLSWFARHEFRLAWREWLAMMTGGRRRRNRAVIGLLIFAAVLHLPAYAVVGRFADLQFPLDPSSLIVLTSTIFLSWALILSQAIESVTRVFYARADLDLIMSSPAKLTNIFSIRIAAIALTVSSMALLLSAPFIDVLAYLGGARWLTGFGVVIAIGLSAAATAIALTVWLFRVIGPARTRLVAQIVSAIIGAGFVIALQVVAVLSYGTLSRFAFLTSDTAARIAPGPDSLVWWPARAALGQLDVMLLLVAIGLLMLGLVMAVFAPRFADTVASVAANPATTTRGRTRAFHVGSRSQALRRKEFLLLRRDPWLLSQSLMQMLYLVPPALMLWKSFSDSSTAIVLITPVIVMAAGQLAGGLAWLTISGEDAADLVATAPLPPARVIRAKIEVVLMAIALVFAPLVIALAFASLGQAAVTAISVIIATASAAAIQLWFRAQAKRSQFRRRQTSSRVATIAEAFCSIGWAATAALALTIPVAAVVSGILTLLTLAAAWKISPRRG; encoded by the coding sequence GTGAGCAGCGCCGCACCTCTCTCCTGGTTCGCCCGCCACGAATTCCGCCTCGCCTGGCGCGAGTGGCTGGCGATGATGACCGGCGGCCGGCGCCGCCGCAACCGCGCCGTGATCGGGCTCCTGATCTTCGCCGCGGTGCTGCATCTGCCGGCCTATGCCGTGGTCGGCCGCTTTGCCGACCTGCAATTCCCGCTCGATCCGTCCTCGCTGATCGTGCTGACCTCGACGATCTTCCTGTCCTGGGCGTTGATCCTGTCACAGGCGATCGAATCAGTGACGCGGGTGTTCTATGCGCGCGCCGATCTCGACCTGATCATGTCGTCGCCGGCCAAGCTCACCAACATCTTCTCGATCCGGATCGCTGCGATCGCGCTGACGGTGAGCAGCATGGCGCTGTTGCTGTCGGCGCCGTTCATCGACGTGCTGGCCTATCTCGGCGGCGCGCGCTGGCTCACCGGCTTCGGCGTCGTCATCGCGATCGGCCTGTCGGCAGCAGCCACCGCGATCGCGCTGACCGTGTGGCTGTTCCGCGTGATCGGGCCGGCACGGACGCGGCTGGTGGCGCAGATCGTCTCCGCCATCATCGGCGCAGGCTTCGTCATCGCGCTGCAGGTCGTCGCCGTGCTGTCCTACGGCACGCTGTCGCGCTTCGCCTTCCTGACCTCCGACACCGCGGCACGGATCGCGCCCGGTCCTGACAGCCTGGTCTGGTGGCCGGCGCGCGCCGCGCTCGGCCAGCTCGACGTCATGCTGCTGCTGGTCGCCATCGGCCTGCTGATGCTCGGCCTGGTCATGGCGGTGTTCGCGCCGCGCTTCGCCGACACGGTCGCAAGCGTGGCGGCCAATCCGGCCACAACCACGCGCGGACGAACCCGCGCCTTCCATGTCGGCTCGCGCTCGCAGGCGTTGCGCCGGAAGGAGTTTCTGCTGCTGCGCCGCGATCCCTGGCTGCTGTCGCAGAGCCTGATGCAGATGCTCTATCTGGTGCCGCCGGCGCTGATGCTCTGGAAGAGCTTCTCCGATTCCTCGACCGCGATCGTGCTGATCACGCCCGTGATCGTGATGGCCGCGGGCCAGCTCGCCGGCGGGCTGGCCTGGCTGACGATCTCGGGCGAGGACGCCGCCGATCTGGTGGCGACCGCGCCGCTGCCGCCGGCGCGCGTGATCCGCGCCAAGATCGAGGTGGTGCTGATGGCGATCGCGCTGGTCTTTGCGCCGCTGGTGATCGCGCTGGCCTTCGCTTCGCTCGGGCAGGCTGCCGTCACCGCGATCTCCGTGATCATCGCGACCGCATCCGCTGCCGCGATCCAGCTCTGGTTCCGCGCGCAGGCGAAGCGCAGCCAGTTCCGCCGGCGCCAGACCTCGTCGCGCGTTGCCACCATCGCGGAGGCCTTCTGCTCGATCGGCTGGGCCGCGACAGCGGCATTGGCCCTGACGATCCCGGTCGCCGCCGTCGTCAGCGGCATTCTGACGCTGCTGACGCTGGCCGCCGCCTGGAAGATCAGCCCGCGACGCGGCTAG
- a CDS encoding toxic anion resistance protein yields MSETINVPAVVDSSAVARIRSEIDIADRSRIVTFGDRAQRSVVEFADRILAQTQNREIGATGKLLSDILAKARGLDPATLKDGGFLTRLFSSVEARLRRFTEQFGDVSSQIDRVCVELDRNKETLRRDIAVLDELHEQTKASLGDLDSHIAAGKAFVEDFRRGKLVELERSAKAAGEGSDALLAAQTYQDANQALDRLEKRIFYLQQARQVGIQQLPQIRIVQSGDETLIENLQATTELTIPVWKQKMILLLGLSRQKNALELQKTVTDATNEMMRQASEMMKTQAIEIEKQSQRGIVDIATLEKTNGDLLDTISGVLKVQEEGRRKRAEIEQRMAQLTDQLKSELSKSPT; encoded by the coding sequence ATGAGCGAAACCATCAATGTCCCGGCGGTGGTGGATTCGTCGGCGGTGGCGCGCATCAGGTCCGAGATCGACATCGCCGACCGTTCGCGCATCGTCACCTTCGGCGACCGCGCCCAGCGTTCGGTGGTCGAGTTCGCCGACCGCATCCTGGCCCAGACCCAGAACCGCGAGATCGGCGCCACCGGCAAGCTGCTGTCGGATATCCTGGCCAAAGCCCGCGGCCTCGATCCCGCCACGCTCAAGGACGGCGGCTTTCTCACCCGGCTGTTCTCCTCGGTGGAAGCGCGGTTGCGGCGGTTCACCGAGCAGTTCGGCGACGTCTCCTCCCAAATCGATCGCGTCTGCGTCGAGCTCGACCGCAACAAGGAGACGCTGCGCCGCGACATCGCGGTGCTCGACGAGCTGCATGAGCAGACCAAGGCATCGCTGGGCGACCTCGATTCGCACATCGCGGCCGGCAAGGCCTTCGTCGAGGACTTTCGCCGCGGCAAGCTTGTGGAACTGGAGCGGAGCGCCAAGGCAGCCGGCGAAGGCAGCGATGCGCTGCTTGCGGCGCAGACCTATCAGGACGCCAACCAGGCGCTCGACCGGCTCGAGAAGCGCATCTTCTATCTGCAGCAGGCGCGCCAGGTCGGCATCCAGCAATTGCCGCAGATCCGCATCGTGCAGTCGGGCGACGAGACCCTGATCGAGAACCTGCAGGCCACCACCGAGCTGACCATTCCGGTGTGGAAGCAGAAGATGATCCTGCTGCTCGGCCTCAGCAGGCAGAAGAATGCGCTCGAGCTGCAGAAGACCGTGACAGATGCGACCAACGAGATGATGCGGCAGGCGTCCGAGATGATGAAGACGCAGGCGATCGAGATCGAGAAGCAGTCGCAGCGCGGCATCGTCGACATCGCGACACTTGAGAAGACCAATGGCGATTTGCTCGACACGATTTCGGGCGTCCTCAAAGTGCAGGAAGAGGGCCGCAGGAAGCGCGCCGAGATCGAACAGCGCATGGCGCAACTGACCGATCAGCTGAAATCCGAGTTGTCCAAGTCCCCCACATGA
- a CDS encoding vWA domain-containing protein, translating into MTLAVPRLAAKLAAGLLLAFGISACSAPSGPQFTIVSGSENEVLEPMVQEFCQSRHAACTMKYQGSLDIALALKPGNDPGTDAVWPAASIWIDMFDTARRVKSVKSIAQMPVILGVRRSKAQALGWIGAKVTTRDILAAVEGGKLKFLMTSATQSNSGAAAYLAMLAAGIGKPDLIEAGDLDKSEVLATVRGLLRGVERSSGSSGWLADLYREGERTGAKYDAMWNYEAVIKETNDKLIGDSKEPLYAVYPEDGVSVGDSPLGFVDRGRGKDVEDFFGDLQAFLLKNETQARIAATGRRVELGRATPIKADANTNLDPGRPLTVVRPPEPAVIQKALALYQEALRKPSLTALCLDVSGSMQGPGEAQLLDAMRFLFTPARTREVLVQWSKQDHIIVLPFNERVLWMAGAGGDDTAQADLLDKSLQLRANGGTDFYTCAAQALAAMKPLLDDGQHLPAIVIMTDGKSQGTMSTFELPWRADGHRVPVFGVTFGSDADRSQLDNLATLTGGRVFDGTKSLTQAFRAVRGYN; encoded by the coding sequence ATGACCCTCGCTGTCCCACGGCTCGCCGCGAAGCTCGCGGCCGGCCTGCTGCTCGCGTTCGGCATCAGCGCCTGCTCGGCGCCGTCAGGGCCGCAATTCACCATCGTCTCCGGTTCCGAGAACGAGGTTCTGGAGCCGATGGTGCAGGAGTTCTGCCAATCGCGCCACGCGGCGTGCACGATGAAATACCAGGGTTCGCTGGATATCGCGCTGGCGCTGAAGCCGGGCAACGATCCCGGCACCGACGCGGTGTGGCCGGCAGCGTCGATCTGGATCGACATGTTCGACACCGCCCGGCGCGTGAAATCGGTCAAGTCGATCGCGCAGATGCCGGTGATCCTCGGCGTACGGCGCTCCAAGGCGCAGGCGCTGGGCTGGATCGGCGCCAAGGTGACGACCAGAGACATCCTCGCGGCCGTCGAAGGCGGCAAACTGAAATTCCTGATGACCTCGGCGACGCAATCGAATTCCGGCGCCGCCGCCTATCTCGCGATGCTGGCGGCCGGCATCGGCAAGCCCGATCTGATCGAGGCGGGCGATCTCGACAAGAGCGAGGTGCTCGCGACCGTGCGCGGCCTGCTGCGCGGCGTCGAACGCTCGTCCGGCTCCAGCGGCTGGCTCGCCGATCTCTACCGCGAGGGCGAACGCACCGGCGCCAAATACGACGCGATGTGGAACTACGAGGCGGTCATCAAGGAGACCAACGACAAACTGATCGGCGACAGCAAGGAGCCGCTCTACGCGGTTTATCCCGAGGACGGCGTGTCGGTCGGCGATTCCCCGCTCGGCTTCGTCGATCGCGGCCGCGGCAAGGACGTCGAGGACTTCTTTGGCGATCTGCAGGCCTTCCTGCTCAAGAACGAGACCCAGGCGCGGATCGCCGCCACCGGACGCCGCGTCGAATTGGGGCGCGCCACCCCGATCAAGGCTGACGCCAACACCAATCTCGATCCGGGCCGGCCACTCACCGTGGTGCGGCCGCCGGAGCCCGCCGTGATCCAGAAGGCGCTCGCGCTCTACCAGGAGGCGCTGCGTAAGCCGTCATTGACCGCACTTTGCCTCGACGTCTCCGGCAGCATGCAGGGTCCCGGCGAAGCGCAGCTGCTCGACGCAATGCGCTTCCTGTTCACGCCGGCGCGGACCCGTGAAGTGCTGGTGCAGTGGTCGAAGCAGGACCACATCATCGTGCTGCCGTTCAACGAGCGCGTGCTCTGGATGGCCGGCGCCGGCGGCGACGACACGGCGCAGGCCGATCTGCTGGACAAGTCGCTGCAACTGCGCGCCAATGGCGGGACCGACTTCTACACCTGCGCTGCGCAGGCGCTGGCCGCGATGAAGCCGTTGCTCGACGATGGACAACATCTGCCCGCCATCGTCATCATGACCGACGGCAAAAGCCAGGGCACCATGTCGACCTTCGAGCTGCCGTGGCGCGCGGACGGACATCGGGTCCCGGTTTTCGGCGTTACCTTCGGTAGCGACGCCGACCGCAGCCAGCTCGATAATCTGGCGACGCTCACCGGAGGCCGGGTGTTCGACGGCACCAAGAGCCTGACCCAGGCGTTTCGTGCCGTGCGGGGATACAACTGA
- a CDS encoding 5-bromo-4-chloroindolyl phosphate hydrolysis family protein codes for MPSPAWSGLNWIAGGAGAAVLLPALAIGVGMPFWAAGLISVAAGGGVVALLAPRKPFEGLDASGAARGKIEFARELLTDAEPLAIRLEVAVSTIRTKPVAERVRHLARTSREIFAGVEDDPLRVDRVRRFLTYYLPRAAELAEAYAVLEKSSNRDTKRLAATGDLIDRLDTAFAYYATNLQEADLDNLDVELKLLKSSLDEDLGPSALPAPSDPGKRRA; via the coding sequence ATGCCATCACCGGCATGGTCAGGACTGAACTGGATCGCCGGCGGCGCCGGCGCCGCCGTCCTGTTGCCCGCGCTCGCGATCGGCGTCGGCATGCCGTTCTGGGCCGCCGGTCTGATCAGCGTTGCGGCAGGCGGCGGCGTGGTGGCGCTGCTCGCACCGCGCAAGCCGTTCGAAGGCCTCGATGCCAGCGGCGCGGCGCGCGGCAAGATCGAGTTCGCACGCGAGCTGTTGACCGATGCCGAACCGCTCGCGATCCGACTCGAGGTCGCGGTCAGCACCATTCGCACCAAGCCCGTCGCCGAGCGCGTCCGTCACCTGGCGCGGACGTCGCGCGAGATCTTCGCCGGTGTCGAGGACGACCCGCTGCGCGTCGACCGCGTGCGCCGCTTCCTGACCTATTACCTGCCGCGCGCCGCCGAGCTCGCCGAGGCCTATGCCGTGCTGGAGAAGAGCAGCAACCGCGACACCAAGCGGCTCGCCGCGACCGGCGACCTGATCGACCGACTCGACACCGCCTTCGCCTACTACGCGACCAATCTGCAGGAAGCCGATCTCGACAATCTCGACGTCGAGCTCAAGCTGTTGAAGAGCTCGCTCGACGAGGATCTCGGGCCGTCGGCGCTGCCTGCCCCATCCGATCCGGGCAAAAGGAGAGCCTGA